In Primulina eburnea isolate SZY01 chromosome 5, ASM2296580v1, whole genome shotgun sequence, a single window of DNA contains:
- the LOC140832644 gene encoding uncharacterized protein isoform X2, with product MELASFSPPQIKLILRVDALEQEVYDALMLVKVFVFYFVLLPIKYHFRSMSVFAYILSGDVIVFKVLGFLSQRLGRDAREGKRRQYNLIGDEIKKLISIVTIRAWLYTDPEMSVF from the exons ATGGAGCTAGCCAGCTTCTCTCCACCTCAAATTAAGCTCATTCTTAG AGTGGATGCTCTGGAGCAAGAGGTGTATGATGCTCTTATGCTAGTTAAGgtgtttgttttttattttgtgtTGTTGCCGATCAAGTACCACTTTAGAAGCATGTCCGTATTTGCTTATATATTGTCCGGTGATGTAATAGTATTTAAGGTGCTTGGTTTTTTGTCGCAGAGACTAGGCCGTGATGCTAGAGAAGGAAAGAGAAGGCAATATAATCTCATAG GAGATGAAATAAAGAAACTGATTTCTATTGTCACTATCAGAGCATGGTTATATACTGATCCTGAAATGTCTGTTTTTTAG